A window of Macrotis lagotis isolate mMagLag1 chromosome 1, bilby.v1.9.chrom.fasta, whole genome shotgun sequence genomic DNA:
GCAGCGAAGGGAACGGAACAACATGGCAGTGAAAAAGAGTCGGTTAAAAAGCAAACAGAAAGCCCAGGATACTTTGCAGAGGGTCAACCAGCTTAAGGAAGAGAATGAACGCTTGGAAGCAAAAATTAAACTGCTGACTAAGGAATTAAGTGTACTGAAAGATTTGTTTCTTGAGCATGCACACAATCTGGCAGACAACGTACAACCTATGAGCACTGAAAGCACTACAACAAATCCTGATAGCACAGGACAATAGAGGTGTCGATTCACAATCTTGGGGAATTGAACTTTAAGCTGATCTGCTCTAATatttaaagattcttttttttttttggatattttctAGGTTAAGCACTGAAGATTTGATTAGCCTAAAATTTTAACTTGTTTGTGTTTTGAAGT
This region includes:
- the CEBPG gene encoding CCAAT/enhancer-binding protein gamma; its protein translation is MSKTSQQNNTAGANGISVIHTQAHASGLQQVPQVVPVSPGGGGKATPPSKQSKKSSSMDRNSDEYRQRRERNNMAVKKSRLKSKQKAQDTLQRVNQLKEENERLEAKIKLLTKELSVLKDLFLEHAHNLADNVQPMSTESTTTNPDSTGQ